The following proteins come from a genomic window of Lycium ferocissimum isolate CSIRO_LF1 chromosome 4, AGI_CSIRO_Lferr_CH_V1, whole genome shotgun sequence:
- the LOC132052306 gene encoding probable alpha-mannosidase At5g13980 → MKVMAKFEIWFLILMVCGLWMVEAKYMVYNTSQGIVAGKLNVHLVPHTHDDVGWLKTVDQYYVGSNNSIQGACVENVLDSLIPALLADKNRKFIYVEQAFFQRWWRNQSPRMQNTVRQLVNSGQLEFINGGWCMHDEAATHYIDMIDQTTLGHNYIKQQFNVTPRIGWQIDPFGHSAVQAYLLGAEVGFDSLFFGRIDYQDREKRKAEKSLEVIWQGSKSLSSSTQIFAGAFPKNYEPPSGFYFEVNDNSAIPVQDDVNLFDYNVQERVNDFVAAALSQANITRSNHIMWTMGTDFKYQYAESWFKNMDKLIHYVNQDGRVNALYSSPSIYTDAKHALDESWPLKTDDYFPYADRINAYWTGYFTSRPALKLYVRMMSGYYLAARQLEFFKGRSDTGPTTELLADALAIAQHHDAVSGTSKQHVADDYSKRLFIGYKQAEDLVSNSLACMVESASASGCKNPQINFKQCPLLNISYCPPTEADLAPGKKLVVVVYNALGWKRTDVVRIPVVNKNVIVQDSNGKEIESQLLPIVKASIAIRNYYATAYVGESPTSSPKYWLAFTVTVPALGFSSYVITSGKQAVSVSIPQTFYKTDGSQSDAVEVGPGNLKLSYSANGGKFTQYFNKRNQVRSSLEQSFSYYSADDGSKDDRKDLQASGAYVFRPNGSFPIHPEGKVPVTIIRGSLLDEVHQNINSWIYQITRVYKEKEHIEVEFTVGPIPIDNGIGKELVTQIQTDIKSNKTFYTDSNGRDFIKRIRDYRADWNLQVNQPAAGNYYPINLGLFLKDNNNEFSVLVDRSVGGSSLVDGQLELMLHRRLLHDDGRGVGEALNETVCALGKCMGLTVQGKYYMRIDSLGEGAKWRRSFGQEIYSPLLLAFTEQDGDKFTKFQVPSFTGIDPSYSLPDNVAIITLQELEDHTVLLRLAHLYEVDEDKDLSTMASVELKRLFPKRKINKIKEMSLTANQERAEMEKKRIKWKAETPSDLRDVPRGGTVDPKKLVVELAPMEIRTFVIDLSQSLPAAESWKSHMSL, encoded by the exons ATGAAAGTTATGGCGAAGTTTGAAATATGGTTCTTGATTTTGATGGTGTGTGGGTTGTGGATGGTGGAAGCAAAGTATATGGTTTACAATACATCACAGGGGATTGTTGCAGGGAAGCTGAATGTTCATTTGGTTCCTCATACTCACGATGATGTTGGCTGGTTAAAAACTGTCGATCAGTACTATGTTGGTTCCAACAATTCCATTCAG GGTGCTTGTGTTGAGAATGTGTTGGATTCATTGATCCCAGCATTGTTGGCTGATAAAAACCGGAAGTTCATTTACGTTGAACAG GCTTTTTTCCAGCGTTGGTGGAGGAACCAGAGCCCCAGAATGCAAAACACAGTCAGACAGCTTGTCAACTCGGGTCAACTTGAGTTCAT AAATGGGGGTTGGTGCATGCATGATGAAGCAGCAACACATTATATTGACATGATAGATCAGACAACTCTAGGGCACAATTACATTAAACAACAGTTCAATGTTACTCCTAGAATTGGCTGGCAAATTGACCCTTTTGGACATTCTGCTGTTCAGGCGTACCTTCTGGGAGCAGAG GTTGGATTCGACtctcttttctttggacgcATTGACTACCAAGACAGAGAAAAGAGGAAAGCTGAGAAGAGCCTTGAGGTCATATGGCAGGGTTCTAAGAGCCTTAGTTCATCCACACAA ATATTTGCTGGTGCATTCCCTAAGAATTATGAACCTCCCAGTGGATTTTACTTTGAAGTCAATGATAATTCCGCCATCCCTGTTCAG GATGATGTCAACCTGTTTGACTACAATGTCCAAGAGCGGGTCAATGATTTTGTTGCTGCTGCTTTGTCACAA GCCAATATTACTCGCTCAAACCATATAATGTGGACCATGGGAACTGATTTTAAGTACCAATACGCTGAGTCATGGTTTAAGAATATGGACAAGCTCATTCACTACGTGAACCAA GATGGTCGTGTCAATGCCTTATACTCGAGCCCTTCAATTTACACTGATGCAAAACATGCTTTGGACGAGTCATGGCCTCTTAAGACGGATGACTATTTCCC GTATGCAGATCGCATTAATGCTTATTGGACTGGATACTTTACAAGTAGGCCTGCTCTCAAACTCTATGTTAGAATGATGAGTGGCTATTATCTG GCAGCAAGACAATTGGAATTCTTTAAAGGAAGAAGTGATACAGGACCAACAACCGAATTATTGGCTGATGCCCTAGCCATTGCTCAACATCATGATGCCGTCAGTGGCACTTCAAAGCAACATGTTGCTGATGATTATTCGAAACGACTGTTCATAGGTTACAAGCAG GCTGAAGATTTAGTGTCTAATTCACTTGCTTGTATGGTGGAATCAGCTTCAGCATCTGGATGCAAGAATCCTCAGATAAATTTCAAGCAG TGCCCACTGTTGAATATAAGTTACTGTCCCCCAACAGAAGCTGATCTTGCTCCTGGCAAAAAATTA GTGGTTGTTGTGTACAATGCTCTTGGATGGAAAAGAACAGATGTTGTCAGAATCCCT GTTGTCAATAAAAATGTCATCGTTCAGGATTCCAATGGAAAAGAAATTGAATCACAACTTCTTCCAATAGTTAAAGCTTCAATAGCAATAAGGAACTACTATGCTACAGCATATGTCGGTGAATCCCCTACATCAagcccaaaatattggctcgcGTTTACAGTTACTGTTCCAGCTTTGGGCTTTAGCTCCTATGTTATAACAAGTGGTAAACAAGCAG TTTCTGTCTCAATACCACAGACGTTCTACAAAACTGATGGAAGTCAAAGTGATGCTGTAGAAGTGGGGCCAGGGAACTTGAAACTGTCATATTCTGCAAATGGAGGAAAGTTTACTCAATATTTTAATAAGAGAAACCAG GTTAGAAGCTCTCTGGAGCAATCATTCAGTTACTATTCTGCAGATGATGGAAGCAAGGATGATAGGAAAGACCTTCAG GCCTCTGGAGCATATGTATTTCGCCCAAATGGTTCATTTCCCATCCACCCTGAGGGAAAG GTTCCAGTTACCATTATACGAGGTTCACTGCTAGATGAAGttcatcaaaatattaattcatgGATATATCAG ATCACTAGAGTGTACAAGGAAAAGGAGCACATTGAAGTTGAGTTCACT GTTGGCCCCATACCTATTGACAATGGAATTGGGAAAGAGCTGGTGACTCAGATTCAAACTGACATCAAAAGCAACAAAACATTTTACACCGACTCTAATGGACGTGATTTCATCAAAAGG ATTCGTGATTATAGAGCTGATTGGAATCTTCAAGTGAACCAACCTGCCGCGGGAAATTATTATCCT ATCAATCTTGGACTTTTCCTGAAAGACAACAACAATGAGTTCTCAGTTTTGGTTGATAGATCTGTAGGTGGATCCAGCCTTGTTGATGGCCAATTGGAGCTAATGCTTCACCG GAGGTTACTCCATGATGATGGAAGAGGTGTTGGTGAAGCACTGAATGAAACCGTCTGTGCTCTTGGAAAATGCATGGGCTTGACT GTCCAAGGCAAGTACTATATGCGGATTGATTCTCTTGGAGAGGGAGCGAAGTGGCGGCGGTCATTTGGACAGGAGATATATTCTCCATTGCTTCTAGCTTTTACTGAGCAG GATGGCGATAAATTTACAAAATTTCAAGTTCCATCCTTTACTGGGATAGATCCATCTTACAGTCTGCCTGATAATGTTGCAATAATCACCCTTCAG GAACTTGAGGATCACACCGTCCTCCTCAGATTGGCTCATTTATACGAG GTTGATGAAGATAAGGATCTATCCACCATGGCAAGTGTAGAATTGAAAAGATTGTTCCCAAAGAGAAAG aTAAACAAGATCAAAGAGATGAGTTTAACTGCTAACCAAGAAAGAGCAGAAATGGAGAAGAAACGAATAAAGTGGAAAGCAGAGACTCCTAGTGATTTGCGAGACGTGCCAAGAGGGGGAACCGTCGATCCTAAAAAGCTGGTGGTAGAGCTCGCCCCTATGGAAATCCGCACCTTTGTTATTGATCTCAGCCAGAGCTTGCCAGCTGCAGAATC TTGGAAGTCACATATGTCTCTATAA
- the LOC132052307 gene encoding transcription factor ICE1-like, with the protein MLSRSNSMVWNMENKEEETVTNKENNDSGVLENKDYIEMGALSTFKSMLDGADVDWYMTSNNNMQNHTENNISFTQNFTELAENNLFLQPTSFNNLDPSQVHYFLAQKAISNNPLDSGFNLGYENGFLETQGLNKGGIFNGGFLDFSSQNQMGSSNLNSCTQFLSSHLPPNSTAGFSPLGFVDGSPNENSVFLNRSKLLKPLDNFTSIGAQPTLFQKRAALRKNLANNSGGNWGDFGGEIGQKRKCGNDDQELDDVSFDGCTLSYDSDELIENVSDKVDGSVKNAGNSSNATSTVTGGNQKGKKKGLPAKNLMAERRRRKKLNDRLYMLRSVVPRISKMDRASILGDAIEYLKELLQKINDLHNELESTPPSSSLTQTTSFYPLAPTSPALQGCIKEELYPSSFASPLSSPTGQPARVDVRARDGRAMNIHMFCGRRPGLLLSTMRALDNLGLDIQQAVISCFNGFALDIFKAEQCKEGQDFHPDQIKAVLLDSAGCHGMI; encoded by the exons atgctgTCAAGATCAAACAGTATGGTTTGGAACatggaaaacaaagaagaagaaactgtTACCAACAAGGAGAATAACGATAGTGGTGTGCTTGAAAACAAAGACTATATAGAAATGGGTGCACTTTCTACATTCAAATCTATGTTAGATGGTGCAGATGTAGACTGGTACATGACCAGTAACAACAACATGCAAAACCATactgaaaataatatttctttcACCCAAAATTTCACTGAATTAGCTGAAAACAACTTGTTTCTACAGCCAACCAGTTTCAACAATCTTGACCCATCTCAGGTACATTATTTCTTGGCCCAAAAAGCAATATCTAACAACCCTTTAGACAGTGGTTTTAATTTGGGTTatgaaaatggttttcttgaaaCTCAAGGTTTGAATAAAGGTGGGATTTTTAATGGTGGGTTTCTTGATTTTAGCTCACAAAACCAAATGGGTAGTTCCAATTTGAATTCTTGTACTCAATTCCTGTCATCCCATTTGCCCCCAAATAGTACTGCTGGTTTTAGTCCATTGGGGTTTGTTGATGGTTCTCCAAATGAGAATTCTGTGTTTCTCAATAGGTCTAAGTTGTTAAAGCCACTTGATAATTTTACTTCAATTGGAGCACAACCAACACTTTTCCAAAAAAGGGCTGCACTTAGGAAGAACTTAGCTAATAATAGTGGTGGCAATTGGGGGGATTTTGGAGGTGAAATTGGTCAAAAGAGAAAATGCGGTAACGATGATCAAGAACTTGATGATGTGAGCTTTGATGGATGCACATTGAGTTATGATTCAGATGAACTTATAGAAAATGTTAGTGATAAGGTGGATGGTAGTGTTAAGAATGCTGGAAATAGCTCGAATGCAACGAGCACTGTCACCGGTGGGAAtcagaaaggaaagaaaaagggactTCCAGCCAAGAATTTGATGGCTGAACGACGACGTAGGAAGAAGTTAAACGATAGGCTTTACATGTTAAGGTCTGTTGTACCAAGGATTAGTAAG ATGGACAGGGCTTCAATCTTAGGAGATGCGATCGAGTACTTAAAGGAGCTTCTACAGAAAATCAATGACCTGCATAATGAACTGGAGTCCACACCACCTAGCTCTTCATTGACCCAAACAACAAGCTTCTATCCTTTAGCACCAACTTCACCAGCTCTGCAGGGCTGCATCAAGGAAGAACTCTATCCGAGTTCATTTGCAAGTCCATTGTCTAGCCCGACTGGACAGCCTGCAAGG gtTGATGTAAGGGCAAGAGATGGAAGAGCTATGAATATCCATATGTTTTGCGGCCGCAGACCAGGCCTCTTACTCTCAACAATGAGGGCTCTCGACAACCTCGGGCTGGACATCCAACAAGCTGTTATCAGCTGCTTCAATGGGTTTGCCTTAGATATCTTTAAAGCCGAG CAATGCAAAGAAGGTCAAGACTTTCATCCTGATCAAATCAAAGCAGTTCTTCTGGATTCTGCCGGCTGCCATGGGATGATATAA